GGGAGCGAGACGATCGCGTTCCCCATCGCGGATCCGGATGCGGTGCGGGAGAAGTAAGGGTGCGGTCCCGCCTCGAGGGCCGGCGCCTCTCGAAAGACGGCGAGAAGAAGGAGGGCCGCGAGCGGAAGGGCTCTTCGCATGACGCGGCTACCATAGCGACCGCCCGCTCGGCTGTCAACTGTACCTGGCACACTTCTCCCACTGTGTTGGGTACGCATCCTTGCGCCGGGCCGCTGGATCCGGTGCACCCCCCGACGGTACCTGGTACACATCCTTGCGCCGGGCGCGGAGCGCCGGTATGCTTGCGGCGAATCGACCACCTTCCCCGAGCGAGGCGGCGCATGCGCGTTCCCTTCACGAAGCTCCAAGCGCTCCGAAACGATTTCGTTCTCGTCGACGCACGCCGCGTTCCGGTCGCCGATCCCGCGGCGCTCGCCCGCGCGCTCTGCGATCGGAAGAGCGGCGTCGGCGCCGATACGCTCCTTCTTCTTCTCCTCTCCGAGGAGGCGGACGTTCTCGTGCGGATCTTCAACCCGGACGGAAGCGAGGGGGAGATGTCGGGGAACGGGACGCGGTGCGTCGCGTCGTACGTTCTCGCGCGCGCCGGCGGGGACCGCGTTTCCGCGACGGTCGAGACGGTCGCGGGCGTCTCCGGTCACCTTCTCGAGGAGAAGACCGGAGCGAGGTGCTTTCTCGCCTCGCGGATCGTCGCTCCGCGCTTTCGTCCCCCGGAGATTCCGGTTCGAGCGGAGGGGGACGAGGCGATCGATCTCCCGATTCGTCTTTCCGAAGAGACCATACGCGTCTCCTGCGTGAACATCGGGAACCCGCAGGCGGTCGTGTTCGAAGGATGGGACGACGCGAACTGGAAGCGGCTCGGGCGCGAGATCGAGAACCACCCGATCTTTCCCGAGCGGACGAACGTCGACTTCGCGCGGGTGATCGGTCCGGGCGAGCTTCACGTGGTGCTGTGGGAACGCGGCGTCGGCCCGGTGGAATCATCGGGGACGGGGGCCTCCGGCGCGTTCGCCGCCGCCCGGCGGAAGGGCCTCGTCGATTCGAAGGTGCGGGCGGTGATGCAAGGGGGCGTTCTCGCGATCGAGGAGGCCGAAGGCGCTTTACTTCTCAAGGGATGGTGCGAGGAGGTCTTCGAGGGGACGATCGAGACCGAGAGGGGAGGCCGCGCGTGAGGGATCTCCGCCTGTTCCTCGCTGTCGCCGCGCTCGCGCTTCTCCCCGCCGGGCCCGCCGCCGAGACGGAGAAGCCGAGCGCCGCCTCGATCGATCTCATGGAGAGACACGACGTCCGCTTCATGGGCGCCGACGCCGAGGACGAGCTCGGCGTGCAGGTCCGCTTCGGCGATCTCGACGGCGACGGCTACGACGAGATCATCCTCGGGGCGTGGCTCGCCGACGGGCGCCACAACAACCGGGCGCGGTCGGGAGAGGTCGCCGTCTACTTCGGCGGGCCGCGCGAGAAGGAAGGGAAGGGGTCGTGGAACGCGTCGGTGATCTACGGGGCGGAGTCGAACGACCGGATCGGCTCATCCGCCGACGTCGGCGATTGGGACGGAGACGGCATCCCGGATCTTCTCATCGGCGCGCGCTACGCGGACGGTCCCTCCGACTCGCTCCGGCCCCGCTCGGGCCAAGCGTTTCTTCTTCTCGGCGGTTCGGACGGAAAGAAGCGCGAAGTTCTTGACGTGAGAAAGACCCCGGATCTTCTCATTCTGGGGTGCGAGGAAGGAGATCGGCTCGGCCGGCGAATCCTCGTCGCCGATCTCGATCACGACGGAAAAGAGGATCTTCTCCTCGCCGCGGTCGGCGCGAGCGGGCCGAGAGGGGAGACGCGCGACGCCGGCGCGGTGTACGTTCTCTACGGGGATCTCCGCGACGAGATCGTCGGGATCCTGGATCTTTCGGTCATGAACCTTCCGGTTCTCTACGGCGGGGATGACGCGGACGCGCTCGGGAGCGCGATGGCGGCCGGCGACTGGAATGGAGACGGCGAAATCGATCTCTTCCTCGGATGCGGGTTCGCGGACGGCCCCGCGAACGGCCGGACGAACGCGGGAGAGGTGTATGTCCTCTTCGGCGCGCCCGGAACCCGCTTTGCGGGGGAGCGTGTGCTCTCGGATGGGAGCGAGTACACGATCTACGGCGCCGAGGCGTACGACGCGGCCGGAATCGCCGTCTCCGCGGGGGATCTCGACGGGGACCGTGTCGACGACCTCGTGATCGGCGCGAACCTCGCCGACGGCCCGAACAACGAGAGGGAGAACTGCGGCGAGGTATACGTCCTCTTCGGGAGCCGCTCCGCGGGGCCGGGGACGATGCTCGACCTCGCGCTCGGGAGGGATCTCACGATCTATGGCGCCGAGCGCGGAGACCAGGTCGGTTCGGTTCTCCATTGTTTGGATTGGAACGAAGACGGGTACGGCGATCTCGTGACCTCTTCACTCCTCAACGATGGACCCGGCGGGTCGCGGGTCGACGCCGGGATGTTGTACGTATTCCTCGGACGCCCCCAGTCGGACCTCCGGCCGATCGTCGATCTTCTGGAGCCGGAAGCGGCGGATCTTCGGATGCTCGGCCCGTCGGCGGGGGACAAGATCGCGACGCTTCTCGAGAGCAGCCGCTTGAGCGACCGCGTGTGCCTTCTCGCGGGGACGATGCTCGGTGACGGGCCGAACGACGAGCGGCGCGACGCGGGCGAGATCTACATCCTCCGGTGGAAGCCGGGGGACGGGAAGTAGACCGTTGGCGGGCGGGCCGATCGATCGTGGGGTGAGCGTGCGGACCCTCCCCGGGATTGGTCCCTCGCGCGCGGAAGCGCTCTCTCTCCGCGGCGTCGTCACGGTCGGCGATCTTCTCCGTCTCCTCCCGCGCGAGTACGTTCTCCCCGGCGAGAAGCGATCGGTCGCCGAGGCGCGCGCGGGGGAGACGGTCGTTCTCGATGTCCGCCTCGATTCGATTCGCGCCCTCCGTCGCGGGTGGCGGGTGACCGCGGTCGAGGGGATCCTCGCCGACGCGACCGGCTCGATCCGCGCGCTCTGGTTTCACGCGCCGTATCTCGCCAGGAGCTTGAAACCGGGGGCTCGCCTTCTCGTCAAGGGGACGCCGACCGGATCGCCCCCCGCGCTTCTTCACCCCGAGTTCGAGACGATCCGGAAGGAGGAGGAGCGGGAGTTCGAGCGGATCGTGGCGCGCTATCCGGCGATCCCGAGCCTCCCGCCGCGCGTTCTCCGAAAGGCGGTCCGCCGCGCGCTCGAACACGTCGGCACCCTCGACGATCCGCTCCCCGAGGATCTCCGCGCGCGCCTCGGCTTCCCGGAGATTCGCGAGGCGCTCCTCGCCGCGCACCGCCCCGAGGCGATCGAAGACGCGAAGCGGGCGCGAAGACGCTTCGTGTTTGAAGAATTGTACCGCCTGCAATCGGCGTTCGCCGTCTCGCTGCGCGCGAGGGAGCGCGCGCGGACGCCGCACGTGCTCGCGGGGGCCTGCCCTCTCTTCTCCCGCTTCCTCGAGGCGCTCCCTTTCCGCCTCACCGCCGATCAGGAACGAGCGATCGAGGAGATCCGCGCCGATCTCGAATCGGGACGGCCGATGGAGCGGCTTCTCGTCGGGGACGTCGGGTCGGGGAAGACGGTCGTCGCGGCGGCGGCGATCGCGTCGGTCGTCGGGGGCGGCGGGCAAGCGGCCCTTCTCGTCCCGACCGAGGTCCTCGCGCGCCAGCACGCCCGCGCGCTCAAAGAGCGCTTCGGCCCGCTCGGCATCGAGGTCGGACTCCTCACGGGTGATCGTTCGATGTCGGAACGAAAGCGGACCCGCGAGCGGATCGCGGAAGGAGACCTCGCGCTCGTCGTCGGGACGCACGCGCTTCTCGAGGAGGCGACCCGCTTTCGGAACCTCGCGCTCGCGGTGGTCGACGAGCAGCACCGTTTCGGCGTGCGTCAGAGGGCTCTTCTCCCTGCGAAGGGGGAGCGCTGTCACTTTCTCCTTCTTTCGGCGACGCCGATCCCGCGTTCCCTCGCGCTCACGCTCTACGGCGATCTCGATCTCTCGGTGATCCGGACGCTCCCGCCGGGACGGCGGCCGGTCTGGACGAAGCGCCTCGAAGGGCGCGGGGCGATCGAGGGGTACCGGCATCTTCGCCAGCGGATCGACGCGGGCGAGCAGGGCTTCGTCCTCTTTCCGCTCGTCGAGGAGAGCGAGGCGAAGGACCGGCGCGCCGCCGTCTCCGCCGCGGAGAAGCTCGCGAAGGGTTTCTTTCGCGATCGGCGGGTCGGTTGTCTCCACGGGCGTCTTCCGGTCGCGGAGAGGATCGAGGTCGTCGATCGGCTTCGCGAGGGAGCGATCGACGTGCTCGTCGCGACCACGATCGTCGAGGTTGGGATCGATCTCCCGCTTGCGACCGTGATGATCGTCGAGGAGGCGGATCGCTTCGGGCTCTCGCAGCTTCATCAGATCCGCGGGCGCGTGGGGAGGAGCGATCTTCCCTCGTCGTGCTTTCTCGTGACGCGCGGTCCGATCACTCCGGAAGCGGAGGAGCGCCTCCGCGCGATCGAGAGGACGAACGACGGCTTCCGCATCGCGGAGGAGGATCTCCGCATCCGCGGGAGCGGCGAGCTTCTCGGAGAGAGACAGCACGGGTCACTCGGCCTCGGGGCGGCCGACCTCGTCCGCGACATCGATCTTCTCGAAGCCGCGCGCCGCGAAGCGTTTGCCCGCGTCTCATTCGCCGGTGATCTTCCCGAACCGATTCGGGCGGGGTAGAGAGCGCGCGCGGGATTGTGTTCCCACTTCGAGATTCCGCGGCGCGGCACCGAGATGTCCCGGAAACCCTCGACACGCCCGGATGCGTGTGATACACTACGTTCCGGAAAATCGATCGGTGATTTCTCATGCCGAGAAGCAAATACAAGCCCAGCCATTCCGGACGGACGTCATCGAACCGCGTCCGTCGCGTCCGAGGAACGTGCAGCCGTGCCTGGTACGGAAAGCTTCTCATGGGGCGCGGTCCTCGTCGAGCGTGGGGAAGCTTATGATGAATAGGATTGAAGAGAGAAGGGCGAGCGAACGAAGAGGAGAGAGACCGATGCTCCAGCCCATCGAAGTCGCGAGTGCTTCCTCAAAATCTATTCTGGTGACTTCCGGTTGAAACCTAAGGAGGAACACATGCTTACCAGAACCAAAGTGCGCACGAGACGGCCGGCAAATCGGAGGCGAGACTTCTTCGCGGTGCTTGGCGTCTTCCTCCTGACCGTCGGCCTCTTGACCGCGATCCTCGGCTGCCGGGAAGAAGCGCCGAACGAAATCCAAAGAGCCGTCGGGATCGAAGAACTCGAAACGGCCAGGAAATGCACGGAAGCCGGCTCCCGGCCGTTTCCGCCACCGGAGATACTGGAGAGCGATTACGATCCGAACATTGCCCTGAGACCTCCGCCGGTGGTCTCGGTCCCCGTCGGGACGTTCACGATGGGGGATGGGGCCGCGTTTTGCGGGATCGACGAGCGCGAGGTGACGCTCACCCATCCGTTCGACCTCGGGCAGTACGAGGTGACGAACCGGCAGTATCGGGACGCGCTCCAGTGGGCGTACGACGAGGGCTACGTGACGGCGACGTCTTTGTCTGTGAACGACAACCTGGACGGGAGCACGGTTCGGTTGGTCAATGTCGGGAGCAGCTACAGCCGGATCAAGTTCAATGCGGGGACGTTCACGGTGACGCCGGGGAAGGAGAACCACCCGGTGGTGGTGGTGACTTGGTACGGGGCGGCGGCGTACTGCGATTGGCTGAGCCTGCAGGCCGGCCTGGCTCGCGCGTATAACCACTCGACGTGGTCGTGCAACGGGGGAAATCCGTACACGGCGGCGGGGTATCGTCTTCCGACGGACGCGGAGTGGGAGTATGCGGCGCAGTACGACGACGAGCGGATCTATCCGTGGGGGAACGAGGCGCCGGATTGCAGCCGGGCGAACTACTGGGGCTGTCTCTCGGGGGAGTACCCGCGGACCGCGGCGGTCGGCAGCTATCCTGCGGCGCCTGCGTCGCTCGGTCTTTACGACATGGCGGGGAGCGTGTGGGAGTGGTGCAACGATTGGTGGCAGTGCGATCTGGGAACCTCTCCGGCGACGGATCCGACGGGGCCGGGTACCGGCTCGTATCGGGTGTTGCGTGGGGGCTCGTGGGGCGGCAACGACAACTACCTGCGCTGCTCGGCCCGGTACGACGTCAGCCCGTCGCTCGCGCCCAACTACGTCGGGTTCCGGGTGGCCCGCAGTCAGTAAGATGGGTACTGGATTCTGGTTTGCTGGATTCTGTATTCTGACATGGGGGTCCAGGGGGCGAAGCCCCCTGGCCTTCCGCCGTTTCGGTGCCGGTGGTATTCTTGCCCCCGAATGGAGAAGAGAGGAAGGGAACTCTCGGTCCCTAGGTGAGAATCGCTCCGCCCCAGAGCCTTCGTAGGAACTCCCGCCACGGAAGGACGAGGATCTTCTCGTGCACGCGGGGCGCCCGCTCGTTCGAGACGAGGATCGCGCGGCGCGGCCGGTATTCCTCCCTGAACATCTGAAGCGACCGGAACTCGGCTCGATCGACGCGCGAGGAACCCTTCACCTCGATCGCGACCTCGCCCCTCGCGAGGACGAAGTCCACTTCGTGCCCTTGCTTTGTCCGCCAGAAGTTCACGTCGTAAGAAAGTTCCTTGTACGATCGGTGCGCGAGAATCTCCATCAGGATGAAATGCTCGAGCGCCCGCCCGAACGCTTCCCCGCGCTCTTCTACGATGCGGCGTTTCGTGAGGACGCCCACCACCCCGACATCGAACAGATAGAACTTCCCCGCCTTGGAGATCACCCGTCGATCCTGCCGTTTCTTGAACGGCTCGATCATCGTTCCGAGAAGAGTGTCGACCAGGATTTCGTAGTATCCCTTCACCGTCTTCGCGTCGACGCCGGAGTCGCGGGCGATGTTCGCGTAGTTCGTGAGCTCGCCATGCGAATAGCCAACCGCGTCGAGGAAGCGCGAGAATGCCGGCATGTTGCGCGTGAGACCCTCGTCAAAGACCTCCTCCTTGAGGTAGTCGCGCACGTAGGCCTCGAGTGATTTCTCGTAGGCCGCGTCGAGGTAGTGCGCGGGGATCATCCCTCGATTGAGCGCGATGAGAAGATCGAGATCCTGAACCTCGGCGGACACGAGGGGATGCAGCGTATATCTCCACGCCCGCCCGCCGAGGAGGTTCGCGCGTCCCCGCTTCAGCTTCCTCGCGCTGGAACCGCAGAGGATGAAGCGAAGTGCTTTGTTTTCGATGAGCCCATGGATCTCGTCGAGAAGGCGGGGGACTTTCTGCACCTCGTCGATGAGGACGGGATGCCGGAGCCTTTTCGGGTCCGCCGCCTCGATCCGTTCGCGAAGAAGAGCGGGGCGCTTCGTGAGTTCGAGCAGGAGATCCGTATCCAGGAGATCGAACCGGAGGCTCTCCGGAAACATCGTTCGAAGGAGGGTGGTCTTTCCCGTCTTCCGTGGACCCCAGAGAAATGCGGACTGGCGCTTGGGGAGACAGAGACGGAGAAGGCGGGGGAGAACGGCCATTCGGGAACATCCTCCATATTGGTCGGACTATTCGGGAGTATCGTCCGTTTGGGCCGTGCGGTCAAGCGCTCGATTTGGGGGATTTGGGGGACACCCTACCGATTTCGCCCCGCCCGCGATCGGGATAAGCCGGAAGTCGTGCCGAAATCGGTATCATGTCCCCGAGTTTGCCAGGCGTCCTCTCTTTCATCTTCATCGAATGAGGTGCAGGCGGACGGTCTCCGTCGTGCTTCCTGACCGAAGCTCGGCGAAGTAGATGCCGGAGGCGGCCTCCTCGCCGCCGTTCCCTCGCCCGTCCCACGTTTCTTCGTATGCGCCGGCGGGGAGCGCCTCATCGAGAAGAACACGCACGAGGCGACCCGCGAGATCGTAGATCGCGAGGCTCGCGCTTCCGCTCTCGGGAAGATCGAAGCGGATCCGCGTGGTCGCGTTGAAGGGGTTCGGCCGCGCGCCGTGGAGACGCACGCTCGCGGGGACGCCGCCGCCGAGAGGAGCGAGAAGGTATCGGGTACTGAGTGAACCCAGGAGCATCGTCTCTCTTGGCCGAGGAAGCCGCAGTTCCGATGGCAGCAATCGGGGAAACGCGCCCTTTTCCGAATGCGTGATCGCGAGAAGGAGCGTTTGTCACCAAAGAGAAAGGGCACGCGCCCCCGCAATGACCGGGCACGAGCGCACAAGCCGGCATCGAGCGGATCTCCATGTGTTCCGGAAGGCGCTCCCTGGGTTGCCGGCTAATCGAGCTTCATCTCCTTCAGGAAAATCGGCCACGGGAGAGCGCGAACGCCGGGCGCGATCGCGCGGGATGGAGCGCAGGCTCGCGGCGACTCGTGAACCACGAAGAGGTCGATGCGGCTTCTCGCACCGCGCCGCGCCTTCCACGCCTCGGCGAGACGGAGCATCGGGGCGGCCATCGACGGGACCGCCGTCCGCGAGGCCTTGGCTTCGATGAGAGCGAACCGGCCCCCCTTCATCGGAACGAGGAAGT
This region of Candidatus Eisenbacteria bacterium genomic DNA includes:
- the dapF gene encoding diaminopimelate epimerase, with protein sequence MRVPFTKLQALRNDFVLVDARRVPVADPAALARALCDRKSGVGADTLLLLLLSEEADVLVRIFNPDGSEGEMSGNGTRCVASYVLARAGGDRVSATVETVAGVSGHLLEEKTGARCFLASRIVAPRFRPPEIPVRAEGDEAIDLPIRLSEETIRVSCVNIGNPQAVVFEGWDDANWKRLGREIENHPIFPERTNVDFARVIGPGELHVVLWERGVGPVESSGTGASGAFAAARRKGLVDSKVRAVMQGGVLAIEEAEGALLLKGWCEEVFEGTIETERGGRA
- a CDS encoding VCBS repeat-containing protein, whose product is MRDLRLFLAVAALALLPAGPAAETEKPSAASIDLMERHDVRFMGADAEDELGVQVRFGDLDGDGYDEIILGAWLADGRHNNRARSGEVAVYFGGPREKEGKGSWNASVIYGAESNDRIGSSADVGDWDGDGIPDLLIGARYADGPSDSLRPRSGQAFLLLGGSDGKKREVLDVRKTPDLLILGCEEGDRLGRRILVADLDHDGKEDLLLAAVGASGPRGETRDAGAVYVLYGDLRDEIVGILDLSVMNLPVLYGGDDADALGSAMAAGDWNGDGEIDLFLGCGFADGPANGRTNAGEVYVLFGAPGTRFAGERVLSDGSEYTIYGAEAYDAAGIAVSAGDLDGDRVDDLVIGANLADGPNNERENCGEVYVLFGSRSAGPGTMLDLALGRDLTIYGAERGDQVGSVLHCLDWNEDGYGDLVTSSLLNDGPGGSRVDAGMLYVFLGRPQSDLRPIVDLLEPEAADLRMLGPSAGDKIATLLESSRLSDRVCLLAGTMLGDGPNDERRDAGEIYILRWKPGDGK
- the recG gene encoding ATP-dependent DNA helicase RecG, encoding MSVRTLPGIGPSRAEALSLRGVVTVGDLLRLLPREYVLPGEKRSVAEARAGETVVLDVRLDSIRALRRGWRVTAVEGILADATGSIRALWFHAPYLARSLKPGARLLVKGTPTGSPPALLHPEFETIRKEEEREFERIVARYPAIPSLPPRVLRKAVRRALEHVGTLDDPLPEDLRARLGFPEIREALLAAHRPEAIEDAKRARRRFVFEELYRLQSAFAVSLRARERARTPHVLAGACPLFSRFLEALPFRLTADQERAIEEIRADLESGRPMERLLVGDVGSGKTVVAAAAIASVVGGGGQAALLVPTEVLARQHARALKERFGPLGIEVGLLTGDRSMSERKRTRERIAEGDLALVVGTHALLEEATRFRNLALAVVDEQHRFGVRQRALLPAKGERCHFLLLSATPIPRSLALTLYGDLDLSVIRTLPPGRRPVWTKRLEGRGAIEGYRHLRQRIDAGEQGFVLFPLVEESEAKDRRAAVSAAEKLAKGFFRDRRVGCLHGRLPVAERIEVVDRLREGAIDVLVATTIVEVGIDLPLATVMIVEEADRFGLSQLHQIRGRVGRSDLPSSCFLVTRGPITPEAEERLRAIERTNDGFRIAEEDLRIRGSGELLGERQHGSLGLGAADLVRDIDLLEAARREAFARVSFAGDLPEPIRAG
- a CDS encoding SUMF1/EgtB/PvdO family nonheme iron enzyme gives rise to the protein MLTRTKVRTRRPANRRRDFFAVLGVFLLTVGLLTAILGCREEAPNEIQRAVGIEELETARKCTEAGSRPFPPPEILESDYDPNIALRPPPVVSVPVGTFTMGDGAAFCGIDEREVTLTHPFDLGQYEVTNRQYRDALQWAYDEGYVTATSLSVNDNLDGSTVRLVNVGSSYSRIKFNAGTFTVTPGKENHPVVVVTWYGAAAYCDWLSLQAGLARAYNHSTWSCNGGNPYTAAGYRLPTDAEWEYAAQYDDERIYPWGNEAPDCSRANYWGCLSGEYPRTAAVGSYPAAPASLGLYDMAGSVWEWCNDWWQCDLGTSPATDPTGPGTGSYRVLRGGSWGGNDNYLRCSARYDVSPSLAPNYVGFRVARSQ
- a CDS encoding ATP-binding protein produces the protein MAVLPRLLRLCLPKRQSAFLWGPRKTGKTTLLRTMFPESLRFDLLDTDLLLELTKRPALLRERIEAADPKRLRHPVLIDEVQKVPRLLDEIHGLIENKALRFILCGSSARKLKRGRANLLGGRAWRYTLHPLVSAEVQDLDLLIALNRGMIPAHYLDAAYEKSLEAYVRDYLKEEVFDEGLTRNMPAFSRFLDAVGYSHGELTNYANIARDSGVDAKTVKGYYEILVDTLLGTMIEPFKKRQDRRVISKAGKFYLFDVGVVGVLTKRRIVEERGEAFGRALEHFILMEILAHRSYKELSYDVNFWRTKQGHEVDFVLARGEVAIEVKGSSRVDRAEFRSLQMFREEYRPRRAILVSNERAPRVHEKILVLPWREFLRRLWGGAILT
- a CDS encoding T9SS type A sorting domain-containing protein gives rise to the protein MLLGSLSTRYLLAPLGGGVPASVRLHGARPNPFNATTRIRFDLPESGSASLAIYDLAGRLVRVLLDEALPAGAYEETWDGRGNGGEEAASGIYFAELRSGSTTETVRLHLIR